A segment of the Epinephelus fuscoguttatus linkage group LG23, E.fuscoguttatus.final_Chr_v1 genome:
AGTGGTTGCCCCATGATGAATAGGACATTCTGAAAAGAATGACAAGATAATAATGatttgttggttgaacaaatatCTTCAAAACAATAACATGAGTGTCATCATATAAAGATGACAGTGACACTTTATATAATCAACTAATAAACTCATCATACCACTATATAACTACACAAAAAAGTGATACAGAAATGTCACTTTTGAGAAGGAGAAATTGTaaccatattttttttaacgcTAAGGTGGCAGGCTTTATTTATTCAGCTAAAAGCAGCCTCGATTTTACGTCATTGTCAGTGACCCACGGCTTTCGACTGtgcaaaaagttgcacatgcaAGCAAATCAGCTTGCATATAAAAGGTTCTATTCTTTTGGTAAGAACAGAATGACTGATAAGTCCAAACATACCACTGGGATCAGgtttcctctttctctgtcttctttTTGTTGAGGAAGACACCAGAGTGGTTTTCGAGGGAACAGCAAGGGAAAGGACTAATGGCACTGGACGGTCCAGGGAGGAGGAAATAGAGTGGGTTAGAGAGGATGAGGTGAAAACAGGATGGGTCAGGGGTGAGGACAGagaacaggaagaggaggacacaGATAAGGTCGGGGTGGAGGATACAGGAGCAGTCAGACGGGAGAACACAGAAGAAGTCAGGTATGAGGACACAGGAGGAGGCAGGATAGAAGACACAGTCAGGCAGGAGGACACAGGGGGAGGCAGGGTGGAGGACACAGGAGGAGGCAGGGTGGAGGACACAGGGGGAGGCAGGGTGGAGGACACAGGAGGAGGCAGGGTGGAGGACACAGGAGGAGGCAGGCTGGAGGACACAGGGGGAGGCAGGCTGGAGGACACAGGGGGAGGCAGGCTGGAGAACACAGGAGGAGGCAGGCTGGAGGACACAGGAGGAGGCAGGGTGGAGGACACAGGAGAAGGCAGGCTGGAGGACACAGGAGGAGGCAGGCTGGAGGATACAGGAGGAGGCAGGCTGGAGGACACAGGAGGAGGCAGGGTGGAGGATACAGGGGGAGGCAGGCTGGAGGACACAGGAGGAGGCAGGGTGGAGGACACAGGGGGAGGCAGGCTGGAGGACACAGGAGGAGGCAGGGTGGAGGACACAGGAGGAGGCAGGGTGGAGGACACAGGAGGAGGCAGGGTGGAGGATACGGGGGAGGCAGGCTGGAGGACACAGGAGGAGGCAGGGTGGAGGACACAGGAGGAGGCAGGGTGGAGGATACAGGGGGAGGCAGGCTGGAGGACACAGGAGGAGGCAGGGTGGAGGATACAGGGGGAGGCAGGCTGGAGGACACAGGAGGAGGCAGGGTGGGACACACGGGAGGTGTAATGGAGGGGGGAATAGGAgtcagtgtgagtgtgattAAAGTATCAGAGTCTGGGTTGTCTTGTGGTGTGGACATGAAATGTGATGTTGGGTCAGCTGCAACATCAGCAGGGAGGACACCATGGTTTAATGGTGTCGCTGGAGTGTCTGTCTCGGGGGCTGAGGAATCCTCGGTATGTGGTGTGGTGGTCATCTGTCTCCATCTAACCCAAtcctctgcttcctcttctctcacaccaACTAACTTCATGTCCTCTGTCACTACATCTATAAATCTCCTCTTTGGTCGTCCTCTAGGCCTCCTGACTGGCAGTTCCAACCTCAGCATCCTCCCGCCAACATATTCAGTCTCCCTCCTCTGCACATGTCTGAACCATCTCAGTCTGGCCTCTCTGACTTTATCTGTACAACATCTAACGTGCTGAGGAATATTAAGCATCATTCCTCTAACATTTAATTTCCATTTCTTCTTCCATTACTTCATCACCTCATCTTAAATAACATCAACATCTGTGCGGTCCGGTCTCCAAAATGAAACATACTTTGTTTGTTAACAGGCCTGCCCAGTTTTACACATCACAATATTTTGTATTGGGTGTCTCATTTGCGTCTCCGTTATTCCGTGATTCCGTCATACTAAACTGACGTTACAAGTAGTAAAGAGAATCGCAGTTACTACGGTACACATTGAATCAACGCAAAAATGCGACTTCATGTTATATTCTACATAGTTTGTTATCATAGCGGTAGTTAGCTTTTCCTCAGATAACTTTAAGCTAAATTTACGTTAGCTTGGACAACAATAACGTCATTTAACGTCCAAATGGTTGAATACAGGCTTGCGTTACCTTGCTAGTCGTAATCTTTGTTACTAGAGACAGCGTTATTACACAAAAAAGAACTAATTACATATTACATCATTTTCAAATcgttttataaatatattaactAACTACTTACCTTCATTAGCCTGTCCGCCGttgcaacaaaaacataaaaacccaTAATGCCAAGGGGCGAAAATGATTTGTGTAACCAATCCCTCCCGCGGCCGGTAGGGGCGCTAATTTAGGAAACGCTCTTCTGGGTCGTATTCCAGGGTGGATACATACGACCTGCGCTGGTCGTATTgatttggaggacttgttgtgCTGAAGATGTCCCCGAGACTGTTAGGCAGCGGTTATAACAAAATCACTTCAAGcactgtccttggtgctgaagatgtaaaaacaaacaaatgtctatACTCCAAAACTCACTACCTCTGACATGACGAACCAAGACAGTgtacacagataaaaaaaatcaacaccaGCAGAAAAACTGACTAACCGCGAGCTGCAATCACCATGGCCAAATAACGTCGCATATCagtaataaagaaataataacaaGACAGCCGTTGGCAActagctgttgctgctgcagctactaTTAAACGTGACTGGAATTAATAAACAAGCAGTAAATGCACAGTGGGGGTTATTTGTTTCCTGTACCGGCGTGACGCGCTGTCTTAATTGAGTGAATCGTCCGAGCCGGACgcgtgttaatttgagtttgatttaaATTAATTACACTAAAGTTGTTGAGTTAAACTAACCATATGAGTCCCTTTCGTTTATATACaatttattgctgcattttgaaagcaaaaGAGTTAAGTTTTTTGGGGTTATGTTATATCAGGGGTTTCAGCTTGGCACCGTGAACCTGTGCCTCCCGTGACCTGTAAAAGTAGCGTTGTGACATAAGcctcagtttctgttgttggcGAATTGTTACAAGCTGATGAATTCGCTGGTCAAGGCAGGCCAAACAGGTGAGATTACAGAAAGATGGATGGTTTGTCtctaacaaaatactttctgtagACGTGCTGCAAGAACGGATTCATGCTTAATACATCTGCAGCCAGAGCGCATTACGCTGTCAATAGGCTTTATGTGTGGGGAATACCAGGATGTGTTATCCAGATAAGGGCATGTACGTCACATATAGCAGATGTTGTGATTTCCCGTCGATGAGCAAGATCACTTAACCGTCGTCTGTGAAGTTGTAACCGCGCTAGTCTTCCCCTTAAATGACGAAGACTAATCTGAATGCctaacagaaagacagaataCAATTTCTACTTGTGTTAGACCTTGACTGAAGTAGCCTACATCCTGATGCGTTGATCAATAATGTGATCTGCCATTTTCACCTCCCCGGGACACCAGTGGCAGCTCTTGTAGGCTGAAATCAGGACGATCACAATAACCGGCGCGCAATCATCAGACTTGACAATTATCAGGAGAAAATAATATTCATCTCGAGATAACGAATTAATAAGTcgttatctcgagataacagtgcacaaaaaaagaataatacatGGCCGTTCTCGTCTTCCGtatttatgcgcacatgtgcccctaaatattttttacagttcgcacatttttagtcgcaaatgcgagtgaaacgcgtGCACTGTCGAGCGCTGCACAGGCTGTCACCCTGTCAGTCGCACAGGCTGTGCGACACCTCAGGCGCAACAGCCGTAAAACGAAGGAGAAGAAAGCGGTTTGTTTCGGAGAtggcaagatggcagcagctgagGATTCAACTTTTTCTAAGAGGTTATACGTGCACTATTTTGAATTTCTCCCTGAAAAGGACAAGAAGCTCACAGTAGGTGCACTTTCTGTTGGTGCAAGTCCGAGGGAACTGTCTACGGCTAAAAACAGTACAAGTAACCTCAAGAAACACCTGGAGAGAGCGCACGGCAACCCGCTAGCAGCTAAACCACCTGTTGCtagcaaacagaaaaaacaggTGGAAGATGATGGCACGAGCAAACCCAAACAACGAAAGTTGGATTTCTCCAGACCAGAGGTGAAGATGCTTCACCCAGGAGAAGTGAGAAGGCTGGTGGCTGAGTACGTCGTGGAGGGTGCGCCGCCCGCCCCCTGTgaggatgactttttttcttttgatgcaCAGCCAGATGACTCAAATGCACACGTCTGTGGAAACAGTGGTAATAGCTTATCTTAAATCTGCCCCTGTGATGGAAAACCTGCACCACTTTCCAAGAGTTGAAGAAATGGCACTCCGCTGCAACACCATCCAGTGCACCACTCGAGAGACTTTTCAGTGTAGGGGGACTTGTGCTCACCCCAAAGCGAAACTGTCTTAGTGATGAACGCTTTCAGCAGCTTCTCCTGTTGCGCTTTAACAAATATTTTAGTGGTATGGAGTAGTTCTGTAGAGCCTTAGGCAAAGGTAAGGGCTAAATGCCTTAGTAGTTTTGTTCATTATTATCAGCTTTTGTTTGGCTGTATATTTTCCTCAGTTGTCCTGTATCTTTAGCCCTTGTTTGGCTGTATGTTTGTCTGTTAAGACTTTGTTGTTTGGTCCTAACCAAAATTTTGATAGGCTCTAAGCATTCATAAGTTCCTTGTGAAGTCTCTGTGGGACTGAAATGAGCCATATTATGAAATGTTGAAAGTGATTCATTATTTATgctatgctgttttttttattactgctATTTCAGGGCAGGATACTGTATGCTCAGGTTCTAaaatactaatttacaaaacATGCCCTGTCTGGTGGTTGTTAGAACTTATTCTTGAAGTGCACTTTTATGTTGATCATTGAAATAGTATAAGCtattaacatgtttaatatagctgaaatgtaactttttttgttCAATATTTTGTGGCCACACTTGAGTTTGTAACTCAAAAGTAAAAGAAGCATAGAAAAAGTTTTCTTGTCGTGTAAAGGTTTGGgttgttttatttcttataACTAAAGAAGActtgaaaacacattttccttGTTGTTGAAAGTGTTCAATCGTATTTTcctgttattgtttgttttttaaatattcacacATTTAAGTGACACTCGTGCCCATCTTGTTCTGAAAAAAGGAACATGACTATGCATTTCGGGATAAGGTTTTACATGCATTATTACACAAAGTCTAGATGctccaaaaacaggaaaagaaataGATTAGACTCCATTTAAAGGAGTATTTctcttgttttgattttattactCATTGCTCACAAGAGTCTATGCCATTTTCAGTATAGATGACATTtaagatttgtttatttacatttttatttaaaaaatcaacCTTATCCAAAAAGGCACCAAAATAGGGTTAATAAGAATAGAATTTCCACTTCATTCCACACTGTTAACCCGGATTTCATTTCTACTCAAACAATCAATTTCAATGTACATAAATAATTTAAGTTTGATTGTATAACAATTAAATTTAAGTGCAGTCTACTAATTCAAAGTAGAATAAACTTACATTCGAAAGTAATGCCATGAATGAGTAACTTTAAGTTACGTGAGATGGAATTTTTAAGTTTTGGTCATGACCACGCCTCTTACATTTCCGCTGCATTCAAGTAGTATAGGAAGGTTCAGTTTTCCCGAGGTCATTTTTCAACTTAGTGGATGCTACAAAGAagattttttatattttaatactgaaaacatttaaaaagacatgGTTAGCCGTTTCTGGTGATATTTAATGTTGTTATCAACTatgcagaaacactttttaaGCTTTATATCAGTGATTTTATCCCAGACTTGTTGTTGTGTTCTACTAGTAGACTCTACAATGCctaaaatcacaaaaaatatTGACTTGGTATCATTGATATTATAGTTTATGCAAATAAATAACTCACTAATCTATTTTACTCTACACGGGCAGATATTTACTGTAGCCtatcagtgtttgtgtgatcTTTGTCAGTCGGAAAATCATTTACCCGATTATTCTGACATCACTTGAATGCAGCATAGGCCACCTGCCTGAAGGCATGTTGCAGCACGTCACTTCTGCGTATTTTCAACTGTTCGTTGCTGTTGTGTCCGACAGACATTTTACAACTTATTCGTTTTTTATCTACAACGAGGAGTAATTTGTAAGCAGTggaaacttttattttattactaaaCAAGCCATTGGCGGCTGCCGTGGCCGACAACTTTTCAGTCAAATGGAGTAACAGACGAAGAAGGAGGGCAAGAGGACGACTGAATCTGGTGAGTGAGCAGTTTTACTCTGTGGTAGCTTTTGATTCAAAGTTAGCACTAGCTCCAAAGACTGTTAGAGCAGTGAAAAAACGTTTTCATCAGCTAACTGGCGTGGCAATGTTAAGACACATTTGGCTAGCGGTGTAAAGCATTTTAACGGACATTTTCTCTTCAAAGACACACAGTAAACAAGCTGTTGGCGCTGCGGCTGCCCTGCCAGGCGACTTGTGCCTCGAGTAAAGTAGAGACGGAAAAAAGAGGGTGACAGGACAACTGAATCTGGTGAGTGAGCGACCGCGTTTTACTCTGGTGGCTTTTGATTTAAAGTTAGCACTAACGTTAGCTCCAATGACTGTTAGAGCAGTGGGGGGGAATCACGTTTTCATTAGCTAAACTGAAGTGGTAACGTTCAGTTAATGTTAGGACACATTTGGCTGGCAGTGTAACTTTAAAGCATTTTAACGGACATTTTTCTCTAAGACACACATAGCTTTTGTAGCTGTTTGTGAGCagtgaaaacaacattttaagtATTAATACTGATGTTTTCACTTGTTagagttagcagttagcagtgaAGACCCTCcacactccccccccccccaccaccacacGCGCGCGCAAAAACGCTATTTTGAATcttctcctaaacctaatctcCAGTGTTGTGGCCGGTTGAAAAGGTTGCTCAAAAGGATATTTGAAGCTCCTGTTTCTTAGCATTGGAAATTTTTGCTCTTGCTACACTAATTGCATATTTTTTGTGTAGTTTTTCACTCAAGTTATCTGCCATTAATTGTTGGTACATCACCTGTCAAATGTTAACTGTATTCATGTGACCAGGCTGTGATATTGCAGTGTGCATGTGACCCTCTTTACTTCCACAAAGTAACATTAGTCTCTCTTGGTTTTTCTCTGATATTGTGTTGCAAGTCTCCAGAAGAGATGTTGTGGAAGTGTAAGTACTGCCCTTTCATCTGTGACAAGAGAGCACAGCTTTTAAGCACTATAGACTAAAACATGGGAGCTATGCAAGAACAGAACCATTCCCATGTTTACACCAGGAATGTCTATGTACATTCAAATCACTCAATGCACTAAAAGTACACTTATCCCTTCACACCAAACCTTCAGAACAGCAACCGACTGTAGATGTACCAGTAAAGTTTTGTTGTCTGTCATGTGGGTTTTCTGAGTCATGTACTGAAACTGACTACTTTAGTCACCTGCATAATGCACACTTAAAAGTCAACCATAAAGTCAGTTGCCCTTATAAAGACTGTGACTTTGAAAGCAGTGTCTACTCCACGTTCAAAGCACACAAGAGTAAAACACACAAGGGACACAGCTGGAAGAGGTTCAAGTCAGAAATCATTGGTTGTGATTATGATGAAGGTCATGATCAGGATGATGCACAAGAGCAAATATCACATGCTGATGACATGTCAGAGTTGGAAGAAGTTAGTGAAGAAGCTAGTGAGAATGATATTCATGATTTAGGAAAGCAGCTAGAGCACAACTTAGCATCTCTTCTGTTAAAGATGCAAACAGTTATGCACATACCAGAGAGTTCTGTGCAAGAGATATTACAGCAGCTTTGTCAAATCAATAAGCTGTCAGAGCCACTTCTGCACAACAAAGTGAGGGCTACACTAAATAAATACTTTGATAATGTGGATGATACAGTTGTGAGCGAAATTACCAGTGCTGTGTCAGAGTGTAacatgatgtcattttgtgcCAAAGATGGGCCCTTAGAAACTGCTAAAGAGAGCAGCCTATGTACGCAAAGAGTTCCCACTGGTCAACCCTATTGAGTATGTTGtggaaaaaggcaaaaaaccACTTGCATATGTCCCCATTGTTCCAATGCTCCAGAAACTGCTTAACAAAACTGATGTGTTAGACAAAGCTATGTCAGAAAAAGTCCATGTACTGCAGGAATACACATCTTATGCAGATGGGCAGTACTTTAATGAAAATTCTCTTGCAAGCGATGAATTCACAATTGCTCTTGGCCTTTACATTGACGACTTTGAGGTAGCCAATCCTCTCGGAACGTCAAAACTGAAACATAAAATGTGTGCAGTATATTGGGTCATTGCAAACATACCTGCAAAATACAGGTCCACCCTCAACTCAATCCAGCTTGCTGTACTATGCAATACCTCTACAGTTAAAGAGTGTGGTTATGCAAAAGTTCTGCGACCTCTCATCTATGATCTAAAGATATTGGAGCAAAATGGTGTTTACATAGAGTCACTGGGTGCAAGTGTGAAGGGCACGGTCTTATATGTTGCCGCTGATAATCTTGGTGCACATTCTCTTGCAGGATTCCTGGAGAGTTTCAAGGTCGACAAGTTTTGCAGATTCTGTCTAGCAAGCAGCAAAGACACACAGCAGCAAGAGGTATGTTCTGGATTCTTTCAGCTCAGAGACAAAGACTCTCATGATAAGCAAGTGCAGGAGGTGAGAGAGGACTCAGAACTGActcagacttatggtgtgaaAAGAGCATGTCCATTAACTGAAAATCTTGAGCATTTTCATGTAGTGACAGGGTATCCTCCCGACATCTTGCACGACCTCTTTGAAGGCATTGTGCCAACTGAGTTGTGCCTCTGTCTTAAAAATCTGATTAGCAAGAGGTATTTCACGTTAGACACACTAAATCAGACCATCAGACACTTTAATtatacattcacagacaaaacagaccGCCCTCAGATCATCGGAAAGGGATTTTCCACCAAAGGAAGCATTGGTGGAAATGGCCATGAGAATTGGTGTCTCATAAGGCTCCTCCCACTTCTTATTGGTCACTGTGTTCCTGAGGTGATGACACTTGGGAAATTCTGATGCTTCTTAAAGACATAATTGAGCTGGCTGTGGCACCAAGGCATACTGAAGAGACACTGCATTTCATGGAATGTAAAATAACAGAACACAGGTGGCTTCTGCAGTcaacttttccaggttttcagTTAAAGCCAAAGCATCACTATCTGGAACACTATCCTTACCTTGTGAGGAAGTTTGGTCCCTTGTGCGATGTCTGGACAATGCGCTTTGAGGGGAAACATAAGTTCTTTAAAAAAGCAATTCACAACGCTCAAAATTTCAAAAATGTTGCAATGACactcgctacaaaacaccagaAAGCAGTCAGTTACCATCTTGACTGCAGCGCATTTTTCAAACCATCGGTGGAGATGACAAGGGTTACCCCAGTTTTGCTTGCCTCTTTCCCTTTGAATGTTCAGAGAGTATTTGCTCGAGACATTGCAAAGGTAGATTCTGTTCTGGATGTGTCATCTGTCTGTATAGATGGAATCATGTATCATCCAGGCATGATCCTCTCTTTTGGCTCATGCTCAGGTCTCTCTGAATTTGCCCAGATTGAAAAGATTGTTGCAGCTAACACAGAAATCCTGTTCATCtgccacaaaatgaccacatggTACTGTGAACATTTGAGATCTTACCAACTTGTCTGTGGTGATATCCCCTCCACACATGTGGTCAAAATATCGGAGCTGAATGATGTCCTCCAGTTATCAGCATACAGGGTCCAAGGAGAACTTATGGTAACATTAAAACGATATGTTATTTGCTAAATTCTTGTGCATATCCTTTCTCCCCAGATGGCTCTGCAAGAGAAATTCATCATGAGGGTTATTGTCTCAGAGGGAGACATCAGAAAATTGACAATGACAACACGACCGGACACACTTGAAGATTTGATTGGCTGGCTTAAAGGCACTCTCCAAGCAAATTACAACTTTGTCCTGCAGTACCAAGACCCGACTTTAACAATGAACTGTGTAACCTTGAAGATGTCTCAGAGCTCCCAGATAAGCCAACAATTAAAATCATCCCTATGATTGAATTGGCACCAGTCACTCAACCAGTTGAACAATCTTCATTGTGTAGTGACGCAAGCAGCCTGGCAGACACCGAGATCCTGTCCAACTCCTCTCTGGATAGAAGTGCGCCATGGCCGGAGGTGTTTGAAATTCCTAAATTTTCAGTTGATGTTGAGTACCGACTCCGTCAAGGTAACTTGTTATATCTAAGAGATGGAACCTATCTTAAAGTGACAAAAGAGTTGAAGCATGATATCCTTGAGAAATTGGCTGAGGTCATCTATGCATTTGATGCatacccaaaaaaggaagatttAGAGGTTGTTGCACAGGCTTTAGTAGAGGCGCACCCATGTCTTAAAGCGGGGTCACCCTCTGGCTGTGTTGGATGGAAGAACAGTTTGAAGTTCAAGGTTGGAAATTACAGAGCCAAAATGTGCAAGCGGGGCCGACTTGACGTCACTGTCAACAGTGGTAAACGTGGAAGATACTCAACAAATGGCGACCCTCCAAACAAGGACGTCAAGAAGCCAAGGAAAGGAGAAATAAATTTCCTGCCTCAGTATCCAGAGGGGTTGGATGACCACAACCTGGAAGCAGCTCGCCAGGTTCTAGTCAATGAGATGATGAAGGCAAAGCCAAATGGGTCCCTTATTAAGAAAGAGATGGATAAGACCCTTGCTCTTCGGAGAAAAGAAGTTGTGACAGACAAGCCTGCAATTACCCAGATTGTACAGCGATGGCCAGCACTTTTCTCCGAAAACGAGGTTTGTATGCCTGTTTTGAGTATTTACAAAAAGTGGTCAACACTGTGTGAGAAAAATCGTGTTGAGAGTCATAAATGTCTTTCATTTGACCATGAACCTATACGTTATATTTTCAGGTGTGTTACGAGTTCACCCGAGTGGTGGGGAAAAATCTCAAAGAAAACTTCTTTGAGGCACTTGACCGTTTCTCGCCAAACTTGATGGACCTCTTCAGGAAGAAGAGGGGCCTCAGTGGACAGCTTTTAACTGACCTTTTACGTCAGACAAAGGTAGGCTTGTCTACCTAAACTGACTGCCTGTCTTGCCTCTCTATTATTCCTCCTTTCTTCTCATCTCATTACTTTTCACTGCTCTCCCATTTCCATTTCCTCCTCATTTCTCCAACTCTTTATACTTtgctattttcttatttttatctctcctcttctgtcctTCTATCCACTCCTCTCTGCCCAGGAAGTTtgtaataaagtaattaaattgTGGATTTTCTGGTATCTCTTTAACCATATACAGTATGAGTGTACTTAGTTATGTCCACTATCTTCCAGACCACTGAGCCAACAGACATCAGGTGCCTTTGTCTTCGGGGACTGCCAGTCGTCTTGGTGCATGACCCATCTGCGTTCTTCAAAACCTGCTCGGTAAGTAACTGAATTTGTTTTGAATATCTGCATTATTGATTCACAACGCGACCATCTGATATGAATTTACTATAACAAATCAAATTACTGCTACCTACTCTAAATTACAAATTAACATTGTACAAAAGTTTGAACTTTCACctttgtctttatttctgtGAAATTGACATCAGCTAGTGTGAGATGGGGAGCAACAAGTAAGGACCcctctttttattttgctgagGACTATGGAAAACCCTTACATAAGTTCTTACTTTTTGAGATTAAAGAACAATACTGGTCTTAAATTTGTATCAACTGCAACAATTGCGTCTGTATTGGAAATAGTTTTACACAACTT
Coding sequences within it:
- the LOC125884412 gene encoding uncharacterized protein LOC125884412 codes for the protein MIELAPVTQPVEQSSLCSDASSLADTEILSNSSLDRSAPWPEVFEIPKFSVDVEYRLRQGNLLYLRDGTYLKVTKELKHDILEKLAEVIYAFDAYPKKEDLEVVAQALVEAHPCLKAGSPSGCVGWKNSLKFKVGNYRAKMCKRGRLDVTVNSGKRGRYSTNGDPPNKDVKKPRKGEINFLPQYPEGLDDHNLEAARQVLVNEMMKAKPNGSLIKKEMDKTLALRRKEVVTDKPAITQIVQRWPALFSENEVCYEFTRVVGKNLKENFFEALDRFSPNLMDLFRKKRGLSGQLLTDLLRQTKTTEPTDIRCLCLRGLPVVLVHDPSAFFKTCSDATDKDLYSETPVGILCIDEHPQLNPSRVSIVLEGSVVMEELANLPQAFCLLFGLIYALHLDYPKCMKSTFHFIQQVMLNLGRGELKPKIQSLKNQLSV